attttaatagtattatattattaaaatagaatgttACGATGATAGTTATTTTTCAAATAGacatcaattttcaaaatatcaataattttaatttttttagttttatgtaatttaactattataatgaaatgttttttctttaattctttacttaaaaaatatattctattataagtttttttttcagaaataaaCCACtcacttaaatttttatatataaacacattattagttattaaggaattttgtttttaatttctttttacaattttgatttcttaatttttaattatgagcCATTTTGATATCCAATTTTTTTgcatagtttttattatttaattttaaattagtcttCATGCCGttcaatttttagttttaaaaatatatttaattttgtaaaaaaaaagtcaaataacATTCTCTTCCGAAAGGTCGtgtataaattaacaaaaaaaataactaataatgaaataaaattacctataattaaaatttacgaGATCAAAATTTGCGtaacaaaagatttataaatcaaaattccatataattacaaaaattaagggattaaaatgaagaataaaaattatggaTTTTTGCAAAATATATGGAACTAAGTTATAACTAAGCTCATtgatatgttaatttttaaactaaaaaaatctattaacaATTTATATTTGTCAAGTTATAGTATTTCGCTAGATAGATAATGAACAACGTACTTCATCTATTATGTAATATCACAATTGAAGGATTTTTAATTctataatcttttatatttcaaGGAATTTTTTATGCAGATTTCttacaaaattttgaaagaaaaatatttattgctgtttttcttacaaattttaattttgataggTAATTacagtataatttaaaaattaacaagaaATGTCTTGCAACATTTTCTATGAAAAGAATCGTAACAAATTTTcatgaaacaaaaaattatagtaatttttattgcaaaaaatcaatttaaaatataacaagtatttttttttaaatttcacaacTAATTTtcttatacattttaaaattttaaattcgcAAAGTAATTTCTTGTAAAATCgaatttgtaattatattttttatattaatattttgcaAACAATTATACaagaatttgttttataataaatttaattattcttcAAGGTCTAAGTCCTGAAAAAATACAATtgtaaaataatgaaatgattaattaagtttaaaatataatttttagaatgagcaaaatgattaaataagttatataatttatttggttAGAATACTTTGATAATATATTAGATTCAATATTTACCATTCTTTTATTGTTATGATAGAGCATTCTAACATAAAAGTATGCTTAAACTTAAATAGTAATTCCTAaacttaaaagaatattaaacaacattaagCTTAGATAAAGaaactaaatttttaatgatACTAAACATGTAAAAAAGTATCATTAGGTCTAAAATGATATCCCATATCAAGATTAAACAATAAGTCCCAACAACTTTTATTgaaactttttctttattctttatgAAGACAAACTTCTCATTTGGGTTTATGATTCGAGTTGAAAAGAATCTCCCACGTCACATTAAAAACACAAGTTgtacattcaaaataaatatacaaaatattaggGGAAACTTtagttaagtttaattcaatacATTCGTAAGCATTATCCTCACCTTTCTTTTCGAACCAAGTTCTACGATTTAGGCTATCCTTTTGAAAATTTCCAGACTTCCCTGCAGAAATGACATTTGTCTTTTTTCTTCTATCTAGATTTTGGTAGAAGACTAGTCAATTTTCAATGGTCATTTACCTTTTCCAtgtttttttacaactttttttctAGCTCATTGATTCCTCACATAATGAAGAGAGTGGCTTCCTACGTTCTTGATTCTGGTCTCCTCTTGAACAAACATACATGTAATTCATGCACATTCCACTTGTCATCCATGGTGTTATAGTTCATCTAGAACAAACCATACTCAAATGGTAATGAGTTCAAAATAAATTGCACAAGAAAACTTTCATCCATTGCCATTCCCAGAGACTTGAGTCTTACTACGACGTTTGTCATCTTGATTATGTGTCTGTGCATAATACAAGAACTATCAAACCTCATGGTTGTCAAAGTACTCATTAATGTCCCCAACGAGAGACTTATTAACGATTTAGGAGTTCTCTTCCATAAATTTCATAAACTCTTTTGCATTCTCAATATTTAGAAGAGCATACTTAATGTTGTTTGCTATGTTCATTCGCATAAACATAAGGTAAGTATGTTTGACCTTTCCCTAACTTTATAATGAACTTTCTCTTCATTGCTACTAGCATCGGTGATAGTAACCAACTTTTTAACTTGAAAAGCTAAATCAAGATCCAACACACCTAAGTGAAATTGGACTTGTTCACTCTAGTAAGGACAATTCAACCCATTAAAGACCAAAACAGATATAGTGAGAGAATGTAAtgattagggatgacaacgggtcagGTCGAACACAGATAGTGcatacccgcaacccgaccagCAAAATTAAAATCCGACCCACAACCTGTCCATTATCTACGTGGGTAcctgtttaaaaaatatccgtAGGTAGTTTAAAGCTCGTGGATACCcgcaaaaattttaaaaaaatattttatacattttaaaaataaaattacaaaatatatatatatatatatatatatatatatatatatatatatatatatacatacatacataatataaaataaattaaattaaatataaattaaaatttaattttaattaaatttaacctaataaaacataaattaattttatttttaattaaatttaattttgaaaaatataaattaagttttttttggGTAACAGATATCCACTGGTCGGATAGTATAATACACACCCAACCCGTTTAAAAATGGATATTAAAATACCTAATACCCGTTATCcgcaaataataaatatttattgataataactATCTATCCCTAATTTTATTCACGGATACCTGCATctgtccatttttttttttgtcattcctAATAATAACACCATAACATATACTACAATTAACAcatttaatattaatactttgagttataaaattaaatataaatacaaattcaaacataaatattcATTCTATTCTATGCATACTAATGTTCTCATCTAACATTAAAAAAGCTTTTCATTCAATTCCAAGCACATGTTCATCACGTAACAGGAGTTTTCACTTTTCCAATTATGCCATTAATTTGCAACCCACGTCATATCAAACTTTTATTCAGTGAAATTGCCTTCCAATTTCCAATTCAAGAATTTAAACTTCAAACGTGATGCGTTAAACTTTCACCTATCGTAAATCGGATATTTTCAATATTATCAATACATTCAATATTTTCAATTCACGGAAAATCGGATAAACGTAACTGGAAAATTATTTATCCTTCAAAGCATTTAGTTTTGGATTCCTGTCacacttacaaatattttacaattcaaGCATACGCATTCTCAACCCAGCGAAATTAACATGATTTGCAATTAAATTTCAATTGGTTGTATCTCACACATTAGAAATGCAGCGGAAAGATATAAAATTCCTAAATTCATAATTGAGATTTAtcttaattagaaaaaaaacataaatcagGGTTCATATATCAATTTCGTAAAAGAGTCTCTAAATTTCTTAGGTTTCATACTAATTTagtaaaaaacttaatttagaAGAAACCTCAtaacaagataattataaatttaacaacATATGCCATGATAAAcataaagttataatttttttaattttattccacAAAATTACTTTAGGATATAAAGATTTGTTATcctcatatattaatataaatcataGCAATGAGATACTAATTTTATTCATGATTAACTATAAAAAACCTTATAGTTTAAAATGaccataatttcttttattaaacaaGTACATCAGGTTGATTactgtttgtttttatttcatttttattatgatttcttATATTTACTAATAGGTCCTTGTATTTTCATTAAATCACACTTGTTCTTATCATGAGTCACATAATTAATTCTAACAGCAGCTACATTTATATGATTACTACTATAATTGAAATAGTATTTAAGAATTGTAATTGTTctcaaaatttgttttacatTCGAGTTTAACTGACCACAATAATTTAGTGACCTAATAATACATAGTATAGGCAAATCAACAAAATTACTGGTGTTATAGTACAAACTACATCCCTTACTCCATGTCCTGGCTTAACTACAtccttaattaaattttttaaaataaataggtcattataaaattcattcgttacatataataatttcctgtaaaatattactaaaaaaaacCTGCAtacaaataaatgaatttcTTACTGCGTAAATTATTATCTAACAATAATTCTAGTTTAAAATGGTCaacttatcattatttttttgtaatcgAAGACAAGACAATTCAAGAAATAGTCATTGACATCGAATACGTAGATGACGTATAACATAGTCTCGGTTTAAGAGATGAAATTGTGTCACATCCAAAACGCAgcacaaaacacaaactaatCCTGTAAAAGCTCGTCAAAAGAACATCAATAACCATAACAATAAAACTAGTAATAAAACCATAACATTCAACCTTAACATGGTTTGGCCTTTCGTGACCCCAAGTTTTAATTCCAAAATGTGACTGAGCAGATCCATTACACTGCTGATATTACCAATTTACAGTTAAAGCTGATGGAAAGATAACACGCACTAGGCTAGTGGTCAAACCATGCCAGCCTATTACCCCCCTCAAGGAAACAACAACGACTTCACACAACACTGGGAGATGTCTTATCAACACAGACGTGGGAATATAGATTGTGTCGTACGAGGTTCTCCATAGGTTGGTGTCCAGATATCAAGCATAGAGTCAAATTTATTACATCATCACTGTTAGCTTCACCCTTTTTTCTGTCTCTGGGACACCACCACAGGTTACCCTCTCCATTCCCTTGTTTAAAATCTACTAATGGGTTATCAAATTTTAGAATGATACATATAAACCTACTTTCCAAAAATATCTATTACAAATTTTAGGTTCCTTCTATATCATTGTGTAATTCTACCATTTTCcattaaaattttactgagaTCCACCGAGGATaatgaacaaaattaatgtCTGAAACAAAAGcccgtttttttttctttccttcctcCGTCACGGTTTGCAAGTTAGAAGATGACACCACAACATAAGAATTAGTCCAAGTCACTGTTCTCTTTGATAATTAgaaaggaaaacaaacaagaaagCCTCGTAGTAAGTCAGCTACACTACATAATTTTACAACGAGATTACATCAACACAGAATCTAAAATCACACCCACCACTTATACAGAGTAGGAACACTACATTTGCCACCCAAATAAAGAAACAATCCTATAAGTCAACACTCACTTCTCTCAACTGAGGCTTTACCTTAGGAGGCCTACCCCTAGGCCTTCCGCTGGAGACGGTGGCCGGCGCCACCGTCGTTGCTGGTGAGCGAGGAATTTTCCTGGGCCTGCCCCTTGGCCTGCCACTTCCCGGGGTGGGCTTAGGCTTCGGGGACTTTGGAGGAGCATTCGGGTCCTTTGGGGGACGACCCCTTGGCCGTGGAGGGGACACAACGGTGCCTGGTGACACAGGGGCCTTTGGCTTTGGTGGCCTTCCACGGCCCCTCTTTGGTGGGGCACTTGGGTCAGCCTTTAGGTAGTTGTTCTTACTGAACACAACTTCTCCACTGTCTTTCATCTTGTTCAGTTGATTCCCCAAAACGGTTGAGTCTGGCAACTCACCATAGGTCGATTCTATGTACTTGGATATTGCTGATTTGCTGGATCCACTTGGTTCGTTCAGAGCTTCAAGCGCTTTCAGTATGAGCTACATCAACACCACCCAAAGTTAACAAAATACAATTGTCATAAACACCAAGTCTCTATCTGTAAATCATAGCTCGTGTCTTGACTTTGCAATAATACAgaccaaataaattaaaaaccctTTTTTTCCTGATTTGTTAAGTTTCTCAAACACTTAATTTCTTTTCCAAAAGTGCTAAAAATGGAGCAGGGTAGACAAAACAAGAAACCCAAGTCGGTTAAAATGTATAGATCAGTTAGATCAGTGAGAAATCTACCAGGTTTGCTAGGAAATTTGTTCGAAAATTTCATTTAGGTAAGAAAAAACTGAAAAGTAGAATCTgaattttggtgtaaaattACCTCGGGGTATGGAGGAAGTGACTGAGGCTTATTAACCTCTTCAGTGGCCATTGATGGTGCAGGCTGTGAAGATGTTGAAAAGCTTGCACAGTACCCTCAACGAACCCCACCAAAAATCTGCAAACTTTAACAGAGgatggttaaaaaaatttaaggaaaGTGAAGAGTATGATATGGATGACTC
This window of the Vigna angularis cultivar LongXiaoDou No.4 chromosome 7, ASM1680809v1, whole genome shotgun sequence genome carries:
- the LOC108337377 gene encoding HMG-Y-related protein A, translated to MATEEVNKPQSLPPYPELILKALEALNEPSGSSKSAISKYIESTYGELPDSTVLGNQLNKMKDSGEVVFSKNNYLKADPSAPPKRGRGRPPKPKAPVSPGTVVSPPRPRGRPPKDPNAPPKSPKPKPTPGSGRPRGRPRKIPRSPATTVAPATVSSGRPRGRPPKVKPQLREVSVDL